From Xiphophorus couchianus chromosome 7, X_couchianus-1.0, whole genome shotgun sequence:
ATGCAGCAAGCCCATGAACTGGCAGTGCCAGATGTGTGCCGACAGTGCAGACAGTGCACAGAATGAGGGCTGAAATGCCACTGTGCCTATTGCAAATAATTgcggaattgttttatttcttgtattttttttattgttattaatgacaaaaataaaaagcattcaaacaaataacagttgttcttttgtatatttttttgtatatcttctgtatcctcttctccatcctgcttcttgcaaactaaaaagcCTCTTGACCTCTTGACTTAGACACAAATACATCTGGTACCTGtctgtaaaatttctaattctccatttaaaatattaaaaataattcattgtgcttttttgctaaaataaaactaagctaaatataacatatatacaatctttatattatataagcagggaaattacttcgcttTTGCAGCATAGAGAATAGAGACTATCTACAACTtgaagttgtagataaaataaaataaagaaataacatgaaatttaaattgattagcaCTAGGAGAGGGccaggttttcgatttctccccagactggcttcatccattcttctattcttctattgttctattgtacatgtggtcgttgaccgtcaggccagaaggtagggatgtgaatagtccatgttgggggtgggtatctatgatacctacgaCTAGTCAgtctagttttgaagcatacatgaagtgtttttggagagatgtgaccttttgcagctgatccatgatgttgtgttgcattatccaggtcattttgccaaatgtacatagagtttgcaaaacatacaatctgtttcaaaaagtatgcaaaggtttttctaaaagaaattagtaatgtttctctttgaaataaagctaagagggtataaaatgacagtttagaaataaactaaccaaattaattgtgttgatccacctcaaaaaaatcatgcaaaaagtgtaagcaaaagaaatctgggagactttgcacatgcaaatttgcatgcagccttttgtgctgtggaggataaataggtgactgcttcacctatttagttcacaagaactaatggcatttatttcagtcataatcttgcggggggtgaccaaggttccatcactatgtgacagctggtcagcaaacctggcaaacatgattgacatggcagcactgaatgcacatgtgctttatcaggcatgcattggggtgcaggagagacgggtggacttctattttactgtcagtcctgcactttatattttatatttagatttatattcatattttatactgtattttattttactcacaacattggaacctcaaacattgtcctgagcctgAAGTGTTCAATGACCCTTCTTTTGGAATGCAGAGTTCAGCTTTGCCCCCCTCTTGTGGTGCgtcagtaatggccttatttacataacaaaggcgcctcttcacaccctctctcggagggccaaactggcccctctctggtacctggacgaagattcccattttgggaatctttggtaGTCCTAGTTTAATGCTAATAAGCTGCAGTTGGTCACTCTTCCTAATATACCTTATTTTTGAGAACTACTgccagtttcttttctttttttctttttatcgccccacaaggggtcttttttgtgggctctagtgtcccttttttcaaagtaggctgacaggaaagggggaaggagagagggggaGACATGTGgtaaatatcgtcgggtccgggagtcgaacccgcgacagccgcgtcgaggctacgtttttgcctgaatgtgggtcgcgctaacctctccgccaccacggcatgcccctGCCAGTTTCTTTACAATATTTTAGGTGCCTTCCTGTGTGAGTCCATTCGATTAGAATCTTTCTTCACACCACAGTCTGGACTTTATCTTATTTACTTGGATTCCTTcgatttaaaactttaacagaatgCACGCCAGGAGGCAGATGTGGGAAGATGGctgttttttatatacatgtTTTGATTGTGGGTTTGTGTTGCATGTGTTTTTTGGAGGGGGTTGTCCCCAACGCAAATGTCAACATCTACAGTTTGCATTtctaaagaagtatttttttcaacgAAGTTCCACGAATGATCAAGGCTTCCTAAAACACTTGAAAGCCGAACGAGTATATTCTCACCAGTCTCATGGTTGAATAACCTAAGTAACAggttaaaagcaaaacatatttatttttgagctCACTTGTCTTAATTATTTAGTACTTTTGCAGCAAAAGTTCctgaattaaaaacattgacataTGGTTTTCACTTACAATGCAGGTAACTAGAACCCTGCAATTAACTCGATTAAAAAGTGCAGACAATATTTAAGCATGTCTTTTCAGGCCTGGTGGCGAAGGAAATAAAAGTGAGCCAAAATGCGAACGGCAGCGTGGCATAGCGTAGATTCATTTCAGAGACTTGACCAAATAACAGACATAAGATGTGCAAGAATCCTGCAAAAGCCATGACTCTAACTAAAATACTATGCTGGACAGGGGGAGGGAAGAACTGATCAGGAGACTCAGGTGAAAAACATGAGTTACATTAACAGGAAGGAGATTGAGCTGATACATGCaagcaagaaataaaacctttatcTGGAAGATAACTGAACCTATTGAAcgacaacaaaccaaaacactgaCATCGTGACGTGCGTTATTTTATCTAGTAAACTTAAAGGATTGCTTCatcttaaatgtaatttaatatgATCTATGGTCCACTACTAGTCGCACCTCTAATTGAGattgtgtacatttttaattcatgaCCAACACTGGCTGATCATCTCTCAGACTATTGGAAATTACAAACAGAAGAACAGGTTTTAGAGTAAGGAggcataaataacaaaataaaaatagtttgggaaattttattctgtaaaggataatagaaaaaacatttacaaatcaaTACATTGTACACATGGGCTAATTTAGTGATTTTACTTATAATCTTTAGCCGTTGCACACTTATAATATTGACATGCATCAGATACGTAGACACAGTAATAACCGTAAAACTTTAAACGACATtagataaaacatattttgcataTCAGAAGTATTGACTGCCTGCCTATAATCACTGCTGATTTTTACTCAAGACAACTTTTGCCTGCCAGAACAACCGCTTCAGATGTTTgtaaatttccttcattttgaaCCCGTATATAAACGGATTAAACAAAGGGTGATACAGAACAATTTGCAGCGTCATGATTAAACGCGCCGTTTTTGAAAAGTCCGATTCCACGCGCACAATGCATATGTCGTATATGCTCAACAAAGTCAGGCTGAACAACACCAACAAGTGGGGCAGGCAGGTCTCGGCCGCTTTCCTCCTGACCTCTTTGCTGCTTCTGTAAGAAATGATCAGGATCTTTGTGTAGGAGAACAGGATGAAAAGTATAGGAAGTATTACAATATCTAGAATGGCAAACACACCGAATATAGCGAGAGATCTCGGCATCACGCACTGAAGCGTGTAGACTGCGTTGTTACAAAATATCCCTCTGATGTTAAAGCTACAGAGTTTAACTTTGGTGCTGCTGAGCATTATTAGTGGAATTGATGCGTGACAAGCAGGAACAAACCAGGAGAAAACCAGGAAAACGGTGACCGTGGTGTTTGTCATAATTGTTGGATAAAGCAGGGGCTTGCATATAGACACGTACCGATCATAAGACATGACCGCTAGCAGAAAGAACTCTGCCGGACCCACgaagtaaaagaaataaaactgaagaaggCAGGCTTCGTAGGTTATTCTCTGCTTTTCGGACAAGAGGTCAATCAAAAGCTTCGGGTAAGTGGTGCTACTGTAAAAGACACAATTCACCAGCAAAGCAGCAATGAAGACATACATTGGTTCATGGAGGTTTTTGTTAGCCCAGATGAGGTACACGATAGTCAAATTACTGCATATGATTAGGATGTAGGCAGAGAACATCAGAAAAAAGTAAGCATATTTGTATTTGCTCATTTCCACATACCCATCCAGAAAAATGTAGGTAGCATTCATTTCATTGTTCATGGTAGTGCACTCTGAGTCGGCTGCTTGAAATGACGCACACTGAGCCTGTGATAAAATTTTATATGGTTGCTTCAGCATGTTATAAACCTCTAGACAGCTCGTCTCTGGAGGTCCAGTTCATCAGTCAACAACATCGTCCATCAGgcccaacagatttactttcacaagcgGAGAATTACGGCTTTTGCTACTTGATTTGtacataaaactttattttaaaaaattgttcggtttatttgaaatgtaatggacacaaataaaatagaaaaaaggaaaaggtttaaaaagaaaggagatAAGAGTAGGGAAGAAAAATAAGGATAGAGAAAGTCAAGACCCTTGAACTCTGACCCGTGGGAGTCAGAGTTCAAGAAACCACAACAACATATGCACATATAATACTAATAACTGACATCATTGGAAAGTACAAGCTGATACAAGATGTATTTAGTTGCAATAGCAAGAGTGCATCTGACAAACACCTGAATCTGAACGCCAACCAGGACGAGACGCCGATCCCGACCCCATCTGGAGACGGGCCAGAAAGAGTCcagacagaaacagacacaaacagtCCCAACAATCTAAACTCTGGATCTCACCTCTTCACACCAGCCCCGACATGGGTTCCTCCACAGTGCCACTCCAAACTCGCACACAAGCATTGAacaccaaacacaaacattaccAATAAACGTTTCTATGATTCTGTTCGGCTTTAGGATAAGGAGAAACCCCACAACTTATGGAAAAGTCTTTTGGGGTCTTTTCATACCTCTGTTCTCTGATAGGAGTTGGGGGttagaggaggaggaggaggagcaagCCATGTGGCTTCAGGCTTTGTGGGGACTCCGGTTCTCCCAGGATTGTTTGGACTTTTGGATCATGAGTCCTGACTGCGAAGGCCAACCCTTCATTGGCCAAAGTGGCCCCGGGGTTCCGGCTGGCTGTTCCTGGCCGTTAGAGTGTGTGGCAGTGATCGGGAGCGTGGTTTCATTTTGGACCTGGTGTGCCATTTACGGTGGATGTGTTGTGTGTAGATAGTGAGCTGCCAGCATGCTTGGATGCCAttttttataagacaaaataaaatatctgacattATTTAGTctatcagaaccagaacctcgaGGTTCTCCGTTGCTGACTGTCGCTGCAAATCAGCAGAGAAATGACCGCAGCTGTTGCGCTCCAGACCGTAAGACGGAGAATCTCCCCACTGGACTAGAACCGAACCGAATCACACATTAACCTGTTATAGAGAGCAACTTGCCACTGGAAAGTGTCGGAAGATGCCCTTTGTGCAGCTCTGGTAACTGTTGTGCTGTTCGTGGCTGTACTCTAATAATCAGACCAAGTTTAGTTTGTGGCTGCAGCAGCAAGTGTGTTTTGAACATGCTCCCAATGCAAAAGCGGTAGTTTTCA
This genomic window contains:
- the LOC114148919 gene encoding olfactory receptor 6N2-like, with the translated sequence MNNEMNATYIFLDGYVEMSKYKYAYFFLMFSAYILIICSNLTIVYLIWANKNLHEPMYVFIAALLVNCVFYSSTTYPKLLIDLLSEKQRITYEACLLQFYFFYFVGPAEFFLLAVMSYDRYVSICKPLLYPTIMTNTTVTVFLVFSWFVPACHASIPLIMLSSTKVKLCSFNIRGIFCNNAVYTLQCVMPRSLAIFGVFAILDIVILPILFILFSYTKILIISYRSSKEVRRKAAETCLPHLLVLFSLTLLSIYDICIVRVESDFSKTARLIMTLQIVLYHPLFNPFIYGFKMKEIYKHLKRLFWQAKVVLSKNQQ